Proteins from a single region of Verrucosispora sp. NA02020:
- a CDS encoding very short patch repair endonuclease, with protein MPPTPPPSSASRAMRSNRSANTKPELALRQELFRRGLRYRVGYRISLLERAVRPDIVFTRRKVAVFVDGCFWHGCPIHCRMPSDPSGYWHQKIDRNRKRDLAVDEMLRAAGWTIFRVWEHEPANEAAGAIHAALNQEVST; from the coding sequence ATGCCTCCCACGCCACCACCGTCATCAGCTTCGCGCGCTATGAGGTCAAATAGGAGCGCTAATACAAAGCCTGAGCTAGCCCTCCGGCAAGAACTCTTCCGCCGAGGGCTTCGTTACCGAGTCGGCTATCGAATCTCACTTCTAGAACGCGCGGTCCGGCCAGATATCGTCTTCACGCGACGCAAAGTGGCAGTTTTTGTAGACGGTTGCTTCTGGCACGGATGCCCGATCCATTGCCGGATGCCGTCCGATCCGAGTGGATATTGGCACCAGAAGATTGATCGCAACCGAAAGCGTGACTTGGCAGTTGATGAGATGCTGCGCGCTGCGGGCTGGACCATATTCCGGGTCTGGGAACACGAGCCCGCGAACGAAGCGGCGGGAGCCATCCATGCTGCACTAAATCAAGAGGTAAGCACGTAG
- a CDS encoding GIY-YIG nuclease family protein: protein MVTEEVEGCPVASRGVASYNEPDHNPPSKASLPTEFVQGFRRLLKDAMGSVDTASGKALGNCIGVYAFYDYDAEPIYVGQTWLKFRDRIGRHLTGQRSDTLAYRILDPFEVAELEFWPTEHLGNDPDKQAKLNAIEYSVYRRAIDQSKYRAILNEKIPPTSELVELPPSYRFNLIPEDLREDREHPDVRIARRAETLARVSAVAHERGEVSPGLRRVIVIQAVRLADLAAARLAFAEGRSRPAPNSIDVHALVGNVLRESTAGDVSDE, encoded by the coding sequence ATGGTGACAGAAGAGGTAGAGGGGTGCCCAGTGGCTAGTCGTGGCGTCGCGTCATACAACGAGCCGGATCACAACCCGCCGTCGAAGGCCTCGCTGCCGACTGAGTTCGTCCAGGGCTTCAGACGGTTACTGAAGGACGCGATGGGGTCTGTGGACACCGCGAGCGGCAAGGCGCTCGGCAACTGCATCGGCGTCTACGCCTTCTACGATTACGATGCCGAGCCGATCTACGTCGGGCAGACGTGGTTGAAGTTCAGAGATCGCATCGGCCGGCACTTGACCGGCCAGCGAAGCGATACGCTGGCGTATCGGATTCTCGACCCCTTCGAGGTCGCAGAGTTGGAGTTCTGGCCAACCGAGCACTTGGGCAACGACCCCGACAAGCAGGCGAAGCTGAACGCGATCGAGTACTCGGTATATCGCCGAGCGATCGACCAGTCGAAGTACCGGGCAATCTTGAACGAAAAGATCCCCCCGACCTCCGAACTCGTCGAGCTACCGCCCTCGTATCGCTTCAACTTGATCCCCGAAGACCTTCGAGAAGACCGCGAGCACCCGGACGTCCGCATCGCTCGTCGTGCCGAGACCTTGGCTAGGGTGTCGGCCGTTGCTCACGAGCGTGGCGAGGTCTCGCCTGGTCTGCGGCGCGTCATCGTAATCCAAGCCGTCCGTCTCGCTGACCTGGCAGCCGCGCGGCTGGCCTTCGCAGAAGGTCGATCCCGGCCAGCTCCTAACTCAATCGACGTGCACGCGCTAGTCGGGAACGTCCTTCGGGAGTCCACTGCGGGCGACGTCTCCGACGAGTAG
- a CDS encoding DUF1772 domain-containing protein: MPEGVRVVVLAGGVAATGLVAGLFFAYACSVMPGLAATDDRTLVGTMQSINRKIVNGWFISVFLGGPVLVAVAVVGYFGDGGAVLWWLVAALVLHLVTLGVTARCNVPLNDQLDAAGSVDGITDLAAIRRRFEVPWVRWNLVRTGSSVGAFASMIGALLAR; the protein is encoded by the coding sequence GTGCCGGAAGGCGTACGGGTCGTGGTGCTGGCCGGGGGTGTGGCGGCCACGGGGCTGGTGGCGGGGTTGTTCTTCGCGTACGCCTGCTCGGTCATGCCGGGGTTGGCGGCGACCGACGATCGGACGCTGGTCGGCACCATGCAGTCGATCAACCGGAAGATCGTCAACGGCTGGTTCATCTCGGTGTTCCTGGGTGGGCCGGTGCTGGTGGCGGTGGCGGTCGTCGGGTACTTCGGTGACGGCGGTGCGGTGCTGTGGTGGCTGGTCGCCGCGCTGGTCCTGCATCTGGTGACGCTCGGTGTAACGGCGCGGTGCAACGTGCCGCTCAATGATCAGTTGGACGCCGCCGGGTCGGTCGACGGGATCACCGACCTGGCGGCGATCCGGCGTCGGTTCGAGGTGCCGTGGGTGCGCTGGAACCTGGTTCGGACGGGCAGTTCGGTCGGGGCCTTCGCCAGCATGATCGGCGCGCTGCTGGCCCGGTAG
- a CDS encoding NAD-dependent epimerase/dehydratase family protein yields MRIVVVGASGNMGTALLRRLWRERGVEIVGVARRLPHAGAGEPYAGVRWHSCDIGRAGAVDELTEVFSGADAVVHLAWQIQPSHDQQVLRRTNVGGSRNIVDAVLRAGVPALVYASSVGAYAPGPKNLPISERWPATGVAESSYSRDKAVVEEMLDGVERTRPELRVVRLRPGLIFQREAGTEISRYFLGPLVPVRLLRFGRLPLVPANRRLRMQAVHADDVADAYARAILGDARGAFNVAADPVLTPELVARHFHGWTVPVAAPVLRTAAALTWRARLQPVDAGWVELALSAPLMSSERAETELGWRPRVDAVTALKELVAGMAERAHTASPPLSAAPDLPGRPAALLKARPAGQGNPY; encoded by the coding sequence ATGCGGATCGTGGTGGTGGGCGCGAGCGGCAACATGGGTACGGCACTGCTGCGCCGGTTGTGGCGTGAGCGCGGTGTGGAGATCGTCGGGGTGGCGCGGCGGCTGCCGCACGCGGGGGCCGGTGAGCCGTACGCGGGGGTGCGGTGGCACTCGTGCGACATCGGGCGGGCCGGTGCCGTTGACGAGTTGACCGAGGTGTTCTCCGGGGCGGACGCGGTGGTGCACCTGGCCTGGCAGATCCAGCCCAGCCACGACCAGCAGGTGTTGCGGCGTACCAATGTGGGTGGCAGCCGGAATATCGTGGACGCGGTGCTGCGGGCGGGCGTACCGGCGCTGGTGTACGCGTCGTCGGTGGGGGCGTACGCGCCGGGGCCGAAGAACCTGCCGATCAGCGAGCGGTGGCCGGCGACCGGGGTGGCCGAGTCGTCGTACAGCCGGGACAAGGCGGTGGTGGAGGAGATGCTCGACGGGGTCGAGCGGACCCGTCCGGAGCTTCGGGTGGTACGCCTGCGGCCGGGGTTGATCTTCCAGCGGGAGGCGGGTACGGAGATCAGCCGTTACTTCCTGGGGCCACTGGTGCCGGTGCGGCTGCTCCGGTTCGGGCGGCTGCCGTTGGTGCCGGCCAACCGCCGGCTGCGGATGCAGGCGGTGCACGCCGACGACGTGGCCGACGCGTACGCCCGGGCGATTCTGGGTGACGCGCGCGGCGCCTTCAACGTCGCCGCGGACCCGGTGTTGACGCCGGAGCTGGTGGCCCGGCACTTCCACGGCTGGACGGTGCCGGTGGCCGCCCCGGTGCTGCGGACGGCTGCCGCGCTGACCTGGCGGGCCCGGCTGCAACCGGTCGACGCGGGGTGGGTCGAGCTGGCGTTGAGCGCGCCACTGATGTCCAGCGAGCGCGCCGAGACCGAGCTGGGCTGGCGGCCACGCGTGGACGCGGTCACCGCGCTCAAGGAGTTGGTGGCGGGCATGGCGGAGCGCGCCCACACGGCCAGTCCGCCGCTCTCCGCCGCCCCCGACCTGCCCGGCCGTCCCGCCGCCCTCCTCAAGGCCCGCCCCGCCGGCCAGGGCAACCCCTACTGA
- a CDS encoding ABC transporter permease, whose product MKRLFTVAEMTLRELARRRGVLLLLLLMPLVFWMIRRDSHVGQSIRALFLGISWAVSTAALFATSAARELEPRLRLAGYRPHHLYLGRMLGLWALGLTVAVPFFLLTVLDTTNLRYAGIAVAMLCCVMVAAPFGMLIGALLPRELEGTLLLLTVVAMQMLLDPASQGAKLTPFWSSREIATWAVDHADDGYLARGVLHGLAVTLLLTVTVAGVFSVRLRRRRHLHHVPIT is encoded by the coding sequence GTGAAGCGGCTGTTCACCGTCGCCGAGATGACGTTGCGGGAACTGGCGCGTCGTCGGGGCGTACTCCTGCTCCTGTTGTTGATGCCGTTGGTCTTCTGGATGATCCGGCGGGACTCGCACGTCGGGCAGTCGATCCGGGCGCTGTTCCTCGGCATCAGTTGGGCGGTCAGCACCGCCGCGCTCTTCGCCACCAGCGCCGCCCGCGAGCTGGAACCCCGGCTCCGGCTCGCCGGTTACCGGCCGCACCATCTGTACCTCGGCCGGATGCTCGGCCTGTGGGCGCTCGGACTGACCGTCGCGGTGCCGTTCTTCCTGCTCACCGTGCTCGACACGACCAACCTGCGGTACGCCGGGATCGCCGTGGCGATGCTCTGCTGCGTGATGGTGGCCGCGCCGTTCGGCATGTTGATCGGCGCGCTGCTGCCCCGCGAACTGGAGGGCACCCTGCTGTTGCTCACCGTGGTGGCGATGCAGATGCTGCTCGACCCGGCCAGTCAGGGCGCGAAGCTCACCCCGTTCTGGTCCAGCCGGGAGATCGCCACCTGGGCGGTGGACCACGCCGACGACGGCTACCTGGCCCGGGGCGTCCTGCACGGGCTGGCGGTGACGCTGCTGCTGACCGTGACCGTGGCAGGGGTGTTCAGTGTCCGGCTGCGCCGCCGCCGGCACCTGCACCACGTACCCATCACCTGA
- a CDS encoding ATP-binding cassette domain-containing protein, whose translation MNVDDWLRGFAAELHRRRVATDAARHVVAEAATHLREGGGDPWQVFGPPQTYAAAIVESIGTAPGPRPGPVRLSAKGITKRYGRHPVLRDASLTVRAGQIAAVVGANGCGKSTFLRICAGLISPDSGEVTVSGRLGYCPQQGGTADFLLPDEHFVLVGAGQGVARGPARQAGRAAARNLGWDAEGTVLARHLSGGTRQKLNLTMSTLAQPDVLLLDEPYQGFDQGSYVNLWDQLTRLRDEGKAIVVVTHLLNQLDRVDIVLDLTSAEQGGRA comes from the coding sequence GTGAACGTCGACGACTGGCTGCGGGGGTTCGCGGCCGAGTTGCACAGGCGGCGGGTGGCGACCGACGCCGCCCGGCACGTGGTCGCCGAGGCCGCCACACACCTGCGCGAGGGCGGCGGTGACCCGTGGCAGGTCTTCGGCCCGCCGCAGACGTACGCCGCCGCGATCGTGGAGAGCATCGGCACCGCGCCCGGCCCGCGTCCCGGGCCGGTGCGCTTGTCCGCCAAGGGCATCACCAAGCGGTACGGGCGGCATCCGGTGCTGCGGGACGCCTCGCTGACCGTACGCGCCGGGCAGATCGCCGCCGTGGTCGGCGCGAACGGCTGCGGCAAGAGCACCTTCCTGCGGATCTGCGCCGGGTTGATCTCACCGGACAGCGGTGAGGTGACCGTCTCCGGCCGGCTCGGCTACTGCCCCCAGCAGGGCGGCACCGCCGACTTCCTGCTCCCCGACGAGCACTTCGTGCTGGTCGGCGCCGGTCAGGGTGTGGCCCGTGGTCCGGCCCGGCAGGCCGGTCGGGCGGCGGCCCGGAACCTCGGCTGGGACGCCGAGGGCACCGTGCTCGCCCGGCACCTCTCCGGCGGTACGCGCCAGAAGCTGAACCTGACCATGTCCACCCTCGCCCAACCGGACGTGCTGCTGCTCGACGAGCCGTACCAGGGCTTCGACCAGGGCAGTTACGTCAACCTCTGGGACCAGTTGACCCGGCTGCGCGACGAGGGGAAGGCCATCGTGGTGGTGACGCACCTGCTCAACCAACTCGACCGGGTCGACATCGTGCTCGACCTGACCTCCGCCGAGCAGGGAGGTCGGGCGTGA
- a CDS encoding PadR family transcriptional regulator, with the protein MDPDRRGQWLRGVLDLCVLALLREGESYGYQLAQSLDAAGVGPIQGGTLYPVLLRLQRTGLVTAQWREGGSGPARKYYQLTDDGRAALHNGGNAWLTFVAPVTDIVSKGVEG; encoded by the coding sequence GTGGATCCCGATCGTCGTGGGCAGTGGCTGCGAGGTGTGCTCGACCTCTGCGTGCTGGCCCTGCTGCGCGAGGGCGAGTCCTACGGCTACCAGCTCGCCCAGTCGCTCGACGCCGCGGGCGTCGGACCGATCCAGGGCGGCACGCTCTATCCGGTGCTGCTGCGATTGCAGCGCACCGGTCTGGTCACCGCGCAGTGGCGGGAGGGCGGGTCGGGTCCGGCCCGCAAGTACTACCAGCTCACCGACGACGGGCGGGCGGCGCTGCACAATGGCGGTAACGCCTGGCTGACGTTCGTGGCGCCGGTGACCGACATCGTCTCGAAGGGGGTCGAGGGGTGA